Proteins co-encoded in one Malus sylvestris chromosome 7, drMalSylv7.2, whole genome shotgun sequence genomic window:
- the LOC126629561 gene encoding probable sulfate transporter 4.2 isoform X1, giving the protein MEITYASPSYTDFAAGSSMPTSARPVRIIPLQHPDTTSSSSSSSPWAALSKWKSKVQSMTWVEWLALFLPCSRWIRTYKWREYLQVDLMSGITVGVMLVPQAMSYAKLAGLEPIYGLYSGFIPLFVYAIFGSSRQLAVGPVALVSLLVSNVLTSIVDSSDALYTELAILLAFMVGVMECILGLLRLGWIIRFISHSVISGFTTASAIVIALSQAKYFLGYDIERSSKIVPLIKSIIAGADGFSWPPFVMGSVILAILLTMKHLGKTRKYLRFLRAAGPLTAVLLGTIFVKIFNPSSISLVGDIPQGLPSFSIPKAFGYATSLIPTALLITGVAILESVGIAKALAAKNGYELDSNQELFGLGVANIFGSFFSAYPTTGSFSRSAVNHESGAKTGLSGLVMGIVMACALLFMTPLFEYIPQCALAAIVISAVIGLVDYDEAIFLWGVDKKDFLLWTITATTTLFLGIEIGVLIGVGVSLAFVIHESANPHIAVLGRLPGTTVYRNIQQYPEAYTYNGIVIVRIDAPIYFANISYIKDRLREYEVEVDRSTSRGPEVERIYFVIIEMAPVTYIDSSAVQALKDLHQEYKLRDIQIAISNLNGEVLKTLSSAGVVDLIGKEWYFVRVHDAVQVCLQRVQSLKETPKAADPSSEERLSSFQRVLRQRAEGSSVSELESGTQNDPQLEPLLPRKSS; this is encoded by the exons ATGGAGATAACCTACGCATCTCCAAGCTACACGGACTTCGCGGCCGGATCCTCCATGCCGACCTCCGCCCGACCCGTTCGAATCATCCCCCTCCAGCACCCCGACACGACGTCGTCGAGCTCCTCGTCGTCGCCGTGGGCGGCGCTGTCGAAATGGAAATCGAAGGTCCAGAGCATGACCTGGGTCGAATGGCTGGCGCTCTTCTTGCCTTGCTCCCGCTGGATTCGGACCTACAAATGGCGCGAGTATTTGCAGGTCGATCTCATGTCCGGCATCACCGTCGGCGTCATGCTCGTTCCTCAG GCAATGTCTTATGCAAAATTGGCTGGACTTGAACCAATATACGGACTCT ACTCTGGTTTTATACCTTTATTTGTGTATGCCATATTTGGCTCATCTCGTCAGCTGGCCGTTGGTCCAGTAGCATTGGTTTCTCTCCTGGTCTCTAATGTCTTAACTAGCATTGTTGATTCATCTGACGCATTATACACAGAACTGGCTATATTACTGGCATTTATGGTTGGGGTCATGGAATGCATTTTGGGGCTCTTGAG GCTTGGATGGATTATCCGCTTCATCAGCCACTCTGTCATTTCTGGCTTTACAACTGCTTCAGCCATTGTGATTGCCTTATCTCAAGCAAAATACTTTTTGGGATATGATATAGAACGAAGTAGCAAGATTGTGCCGTTGATAAAGAGTATTATAGCTGGAGCCGATGGG ttTTCATGGCCTCCTTTTGTAATGGGATCCGTCATTCTTGCAATTCTTTTGACCATGAAGCACTTG GGAAAAACAAGGAAGTACTTGCGATTCTTGAGAGCAGCAGGCCCCCTCACAGCTGTCCTTTTGGGCacaatttttgtgaaaatatttaaTCCATCTTCCATATCTTTG GTAGGAGATATACCGCAGGGTCTTCCAAGCTTTTCTATTCCTAAAGCTTTTGGATATGCTACATCTTTGATTCCCACTGCGCTTCTTATTACTGGTGTAGCTATTTTG GAATCTGTGGGCATTGCAAAAGCATTAGCTGCAAAAAATGGGTACGAGTTGGATTCGAATCAAGAG TTGTTTGGTCTTGGTGTGGCCAATATTTTTGGTTCATTTTTTTCTGCATACCCCACAACAG GTTCCTTTTCTAGGTCAGCTGTTAATCATGAAAGTGGAGCAAAAACTGGCTTATCTGGACTTGTTATGGGAATCGTAATGGCTTGTGCTCTCCTATTCATGACTCCACTGTTTGAATATATACCTCAG TGTGCTCTGGCGGCTATTGTGATTTCTGCTGTGATAGGCCTG GTGGACTATGATGAGGCTATATTTCTATGGGGTGTAGATAAGAAAGATTTTCTTCTTTGGACCATTACAGCCACTACAACATTGTTCCTTGGCATTGAGATTGGCGTCCTTATTGGG GTTGGTGTTTCGCTTGCATTTGTCATCCATGAATCAGCAAACCCGCATATTG CTGTCTTGGGGCGTCTTCCAGGCACCACTGTATATAGAAATATTCAACAGTATCCAGAAGCATATACATACAATGGAATTGTGATTGTACGAATTGACGCACCTATTTATTTTGCAAACATTAGTTACATAAAAGACAG GTTACGGGAATACGAAGTTGAGGTTGACAGGTCTACTAGTCGCGGACCAGAAGTTGAAAGAATTTATTTTGTGATCATAGAGATGGCAC CTGTAACATATATAGACTCCAGTGCTGTCCAAGCTTTGAAAGACTTGCATCAGGAGTACAAGTTACGCGATATCCAG ATAGCCATTTCCAATCTGAATGGAGAAGTTCTGAAGACCTTATCAAGCGCAGGTGTAGTAGACCTGATTGGTAAGGAGTGGTACTTTGTGAGAGTGCACGATGCAGTTCAAGTTTGCCTTCAGCGCGTCCAGAGCTTAAAGGAGACGCCTAAAGCAGCAGACCCTTCGTCTGAAGAGAGACTGAGTTCCTTCCAGAGAGTGCTTAGGCAACGGGCAGAGGGTTCATCGGTGTCCGAACTGGAGTCTGGCACCCAGAATGATCCTCAGTTGGAGCCGCTTTTGCCGCGAAAATCTTCTTGA
- the LOC126629561 gene encoding probable sulfate transporter 4.2 isoform X2, whose translation MQNWLDLNQYTDSEDSGFIPLFVYAIFGSSRQLAVGPVALVSLLVSNVLTSIVDSSDALYTELAILLAFMVGVMECILGLLRLGWIIRFISHSVISGFTTASAIVIALSQAKYFLGYDIERSSKIVPLIKSIIAGADGFSWPPFVMGSVILAILLTMKHLGKTRKYLRFLRAAGPLTAVLLGTIFVKIFNPSSISLVGDIPQGLPSFSIPKAFGYATSLIPTALLITGVAILESVGIAKALAAKNGYELDSNQELFGLGVANIFGSFFSAYPTTGSFSRSAVNHESGAKTGLSGLVMGIVMACALLFMTPLFEYIPQCALAAIVISAVIGLVDYDEAIFLWGVDKKDFLLWTITATTTLFLGIEIGVLIGVGVSLAFVIHESANPHIAVLGRLPGTTVYRNIQQYPEAYTYNGIVIVRIDAPIYFANISYIKDRLREYEVEVDRSTSRGPEVERIYFVIIEMAPVTYIDSSAVQALKDLHQEYKLRDIQIAISNLNGEVLKTLSSAGVVDLIGKEWYFVRVHDAVQVCLQRVQSLKETPKAADPSSEERLSSFQRVLRQRAEGSSVSELESGTQNDPQLEPLLPRKSS comes from the exons ATGCAAAATTGGCTGGACTTGAACCAATATACGGACTCT GAAGACTCTGGTTTTATACCTTTATTTGTGTATGCCATATTTGGCTCATCTCGTCAGCTGGCCGTTGGTCCAGTAGCATTGGTTTCTCTCCTGGTCTCTAATGTCTTAACTAGCATTGTTGATTCATCTGACGCATTATACACAGAACTGGCTATATTACTGGCATTTATGGTTGGGGTCATGGAATGCATTTTGGGGCTCTTGAG GCTTGGATGGATTATCCGCTTCATCAGCCACTCTGTCATTTCTGGCTTTACAACTGCTTCAGCCATTGTGATTGCCTTATCTCAAGCAAAATACTTTTTGGGATATGATATAGAACGAAGTAGCAAGATTGTGCCGTTGATAAAGAGTATTATAGCTGGAGCCGATGGG ttTTCATGGCCTCCTTTTGTAATGGGATCCGTCATTCTTGCAATTCTTTTGACCATGAAGCACTTG GGAAAAACAAGGAAGTACTTGCGATTCTTGAGAGCAGCAGGCCCCCTCACAGCTGTCCTTTTGGGCacaatttttgtgaaaatatttaaTCCATCTTCCATATCTTTG GTAGGAGATATACCGCAGGGTCTTCCAAGCTTTTCTATTCCTAAAGCTTTTGGATATGCTACATCTTTGATTCCCACTGCGCTTCTTATTACTGGTGTAGCTATTTTG GAATCTGTGGGCATTGCAAAAGCATTAGCTGCAAAAAATGGGTACGAGTTGGATTCGAATCAAGAG TTGTTTGGTCTTGGTGTGGCCAATATTTTTGGTTCATTTTTTTCTGCATACCCCACAACAG GTTCCTTTTCTAGGTCAGCTGTTAATCATGAAAGTGGAGCAAAAACTGGCTTATCTGGACTTGTTATGGGAATCGTAATGGCTTGTGCTCTCCTATTCATGACTCCACTGTTTGAATATATACCTCAG TGTGCTCTGGCGGCTATTGTGATTTCTGCTGTGATAGGCCTG GTGGACTATGATGAGGCTATATTTCTATGGGGTGTAGATAAGAAAGATTTTCTTCTTTGGACCATTACAGCCACTACAACATTGTTCCTTGGCATTGAGATTGGCGTCCTTATTGGG GTTGGTGTTTCGCTTGCATTTGTCATCCATGAATCAGCAAACCCGCATATTG CTGTCTTGGGGCGTCTTCCAGGCACCACTGTATATAGAAATATTCAACAGTATCCAGAAGCATATACATACAATGGAATTGTGATTGTACGAATTGACGCACCTATTTATTTTGCAAACATTAGTTACATAAAAGACAG GTTACGGGAATACGAAGTTGAGGTTGACAGGTCTACTAGTCGCGGACCAGAAGTTGAAAGAATTTATTTTGTGATCATAGAGATGGCAC CTGTAACATATATAGACTCCAGTGCTGTCCAAGCTTTGAAAGACTTGCATCAGGAGTACAAGTTACGCGATATCCAG ATAGCCATTTCCAATCTGAATGGAGAAGTTCTGAAGACCTTATCAAGCGCAGGTGTAGTAGACCTGATTGGTAAGGAGTGGTACTTTGTGAGAGTGCACGATGCAGTTCAAGTTTGCCTTCAGCGCGTCCAGAGCTTAAAGGAGACGCCTAAAGCAGCAGACCCTTCGTCTGAAGAGAGACTGAGTTCCTTCCAGAGAGTGCTTAGGCAACGGGCAGAGGGTTCATCGGTGTCCGAACTGGAGTCTGGCACCCAGAATGATCCTCAGTTGGAGCCGCTTTTGCCGCGAAAATCTTCTTGA